A stretch of DNA from Arthrobacter globiformis:
CGGGCTACAACCCCGGCCTGGTGGGTGTGCTGATGCTGCCGCTGGCGGCGATGTCCGTGGTCGTCACGCCGTTCGCCGTGAGGGGGATCGACCGGTTCGGCGTGCGGCGGGTGCTGATTGCCGGCGTCGTACTTTTGACCGTGGCGGCAGCGGCACTGTGGCTGCTGACGGCGTCGTTCGCCGTCCTGCTGGTGCTGGTGCTGACCGCCCTGATGGGTGTGCCGTACGGGTCGGTCAGCATCGCCTCGAACCAGGGCCTGTACCTGTCCGCGGCGCCGGAGGACAGGGGAGTGGCGGCCGGGATCTTCCAGACCTGCCGGTACGTCGGTGCCATCAGCGCCACGGTGATGATCGGCATCTTCTACGGCACCGGCGTCACCCAGGAGAACTGGGGCCGGATGGTGCTGGTGATGCTGGGGCTCTGCGTGGTGACGTTCGTGGTGTCGCTGCTGTGGCGGGAGCGGAAGGCGGCGTAGGGAGGACGACGGCGGCCCCGCCGCCGCTACGTTGCGCGGGATACCGTCATTCGGAACCGACGAACACGATCAAATTACGGCTTGGCCGTTACATGCGCCAGCGCGCGGCGCCGTTCACGCAGGATCGATAATCCGTATGCCGCGGCTCCCGGCGTCGCGAGCACGGCCAAGAATGCGACCGCGGGTTGGACGCGCGCGCCCTCGGCGAGAAGCAGATGAGCTGGTCCCTGCAGGGCGGCGCACGTACATCCCATCCAGAGCACGGTCCACAGGGCCCGCGCGCTCCCGGCGCCGGATGCCCTGATGTACGGTGCCACGAACGCCCCGAGCGCGAGCATGCCCGTGACGAGAAGACTTACCCGTTGGTCGAGTGATGCGAGCCCCTGCGGCCCGGTGTCCCCGGGACCGGCCGCGCCCCAGACCGTCATGGCCGCACCGAAGGGCAGCAGTCCGAGCGCGCCGACGGCCGCGGCCCAGCCACGCGCTCGCGGCGGAGGCCCGTCCAAGAGCACGCCCCAGCGGTCCAGCACATAGAACGCCAGGAGCGTCGTTAACGCCGCGGCGAGGATACAGAAACCGGTGTACACGAGGGCGAATGCCCATCCCGCGAGCCCGCCGTCATCGGCCGCCGTGGGAGGTGCGCCCGAGACCAGCTGCAGCAGGAGTCCCAGGGGCAAACCGATGAGGATCGGGACGAGCAGCCCTGTTGCACCACCGCCGAGAATCACCACAAGCCAGGCGGGGATGCCTCGACCCCATGGCCGGGTGAGGACGAACGCGAGGCCGATGGCGCTGAGTTCCATGGCTGCCGTGACGGCGTTGCCGACCATGAAGCGCGGACTGCTCATGGTCGCGACCGCCGCCTCGTCCTCCAGTCCGGTTGTGGCGCCGGCGATCCACGACACCTTGAGGGCAAGGTATGGCAGCGTCGCAAGCACTGCAGCCCAGAAGGCGATCCGGCGCGGGGCCGTCACTCTGCTGCCTCGAAACCCGCGGCGCGACCCACCGTCATCCGCGTTCGCCAGGCTCCCTCCCACTGCCGGGTCATCGCCGGATAGACGATGAGCAGGCGGAACGGCAGGATAGCCGCGAGGTACATGCGCCCGAACCATCCGTTGGGGCGGACGAGCACGGCCATCCGCAACTCCCACCCGCCGTCGCCCTCGGCCCATCCGAGATGCATGACTGCGTGCACCGTGCCGTTCGCGATCTCTCTCGCGGCTTCCCGGGGCAGCCGGTAGAGCGACGTGAAGGGGCTACCGGGCGGATCAGTCTCAGCGGTGCCCCGCAGATCCTCGGGCAGCCGGTCGCGGAGGGAGCTGACACGGGCGCCGAGGCCGTCCCGTTCGTTGTCCCACCCGAACAGTTTCCCCAGCCTCCAGCGCAGGGCGAAGAGGGCGTGGCTTAGACGCGATGAAGATCCCGGGCCGCCTGCGGCGCGGATCGCTGCGAGCATCACACCGAAGTCATCCGGCCCGGCACCGGGCGCCCGG
This window harbors:
- a CDS encoding DUF2867 domain-containing protein, with the protein product MSRLPRTAHRALPWRIHEIAPDFEIEDVWSYRAPGAGPDDFGVMLAAIRAAGGPGSSSRLSHALFALRWRLGKLFGWDNERDGLGARVSSLRDRLPEDLRGTAETDPPGSPFTSLYRLPREAAREIANGTVHAVMHLGWAEGDGGWELRMAVLVRPNGWFGRMYLAAILPFRLLIVYPAMTRQWEGAWRTRMTVGRAAGFEAAE